In Flavivirga abyssicola, the following are encoded in one genomic region:
- a CDS encoding Two component regulator three Y domain protein — MKTLKLLVICLFVTAYSFANVSSTEKDALIAIYNTTKGAEWSATWDLESPIDTWYGIKVEDNKVVEISLQFNNLQGELPEEIGNLIHVKKLNLGFNKLRGKLPSSLKNLKELTSLELFMNNFEGEIPPELGELKKLEALKLYSNKFAGNIPESLMSLTNLKELLLGSNYLTGNIPREIFALSKLQKLSLMDNKMEGEIPVEIAQLTDLEELLLSTNQFTGDLPMELMNLTKLNTMMVSDNNLNQEFISISGKNPPSLVHLEMQNATATMDLEKE; from the coding sequence TTGTAACGGCTTATTCTTTTGCTAATGTTTCCTCAACAGAAAAAGATGCATTAATTGCTATATACAACACGACCAAGGGAGCTGAGTGGAGTGCTACTTGGGATTTAGAAAGTCCTATAGATACTTGGTATGGTATTAAAGTAGAAGATAATAAAGTAGTTGAAATTAGTTTACAATTCAACAATCTTCAAGGAGAGTTACCAGAAGAAATAGGTAACTTAATACATGTAAAAAAACTTAACTTAGGTTTTAACAAATTAAGAGGGAAGTTGCCGTCGAGCTTGAAGAATTTAAAAGAATTAACATCTTTAGAATTATTTATGAATAATTTTGAAGGAGAAATTCCTCCAGAACTTGGGGAATTAAAGAAGTTAGAAGCTTTAAAACTTTACAGTAATAAATTTGCTGGTAATATTCCAGAATCATTAATGAGTTTAACTAACTTAAAAGAACTTTTATTAGGAAGTAATTATTTAACAGGTAACATTCCAAGGGAAATATTTGCTTTATCTAAGTTGCAAAAGTTAAGCCTCATGGATAATAAAATGGAAGGTGAGATTCCAGTAGAAATAGCACAATTAACGGATTTAGAAGAATTATTATTGTCTACAAACCAATTTACTGGCGACTTGCCAATGGAGTTAATGAACTTAACTAAGTTAAATACTATGATGGTAAGTGATAATAATTTAAATCAAGAATTTATTAGTATTTCTGGTAAAAACCCACCAAGTTTAGTGCATCTAGAAATGCAAAACGCTACAGCAACTATGGACCTTGAAAAAGAATAA
- a CDS encoding CPXCG motif-containing cysteine-rich protein has protein sequence MLEHFFTCPYCWEKISILIDNSIFQQSYIEDCEVCCNPIQVSLKFLNSELIDFQVSSIEQ, from the coding sequence ATGTTAGAACACTTTTTTACATGTCCATATTGCTGGGAGAAGATTTCGATCTTAATAGATAACTCTATATTTCAACAATCCTATATTGAAGATTGTGAAGTTTGTTGCAACCCTATTCAAGTGTCTCTTAAATTTTTAAATTCAGAATTAATAGATTTTCAGGTAAGTAGCATCGAACAATAA